A genome region from Abyssisolibacter fermentans includes the following:
- a CDS encoding SanA/YdcF family protein, which produces MIIFGITVCISMMLIIGLINYRVISLAKNYTHEIDNIPKADVALVLGALVHKNGRVSDILADRLDVGIELYKEGKVKKVLLSGDHGRKNYDEVNAMKKYVLEAGIDEKDVFMDHAGFSTYESIYRARDVFEVKSMIVVTQEYHLPRAVYIGRQLGIEAYGVPSDKHFYPKLMMYKIRESIARCKDFVYVNILKKKPTFLGEKINILGDGRRTND; this is translated from the coding sequence ATGATAATATTTGGGATAACAGTATGTATTTCTATGATGTTAATTATTGGATTAATTAATTATAGAGTAATATCTTTAGCAAAAAATTATACACATGAAATTGATAATATACCTAAAGCAGATGTTGCTTTAGTCTTAGGTGCATTAGTACATAAGAATGGACGAGTTTCAGACATTCTAGCTGATAGACTTGATGTAGGGATTGAATTATATAAAGAAGGAAAAGTAAAAAAAGTATTACTAAGTGGTGATCATGGAAGAAAAAACTATGATGAAGTCAATGCAATGAAGAAATATGTACTAGAAGCTGGGATTGATGAGAAAGATGTTTTTATGGATCATGCTGGTTTTAGTACTTATGAAAGTATTTATAGGGCTAGAGATGTTTTTGAAGTAAAAAGTATGATTGTTGTAACGCAAGAATACCATTTACCAAGAGCTGTTTATATAGGGAGACAACTTGGAATAGAAGCTTATGGCGTACCTTCTGATAAACATTTTTATCCTAAATTGATGATGTATAAAATAAGAGAGTCTATAGCTAGATGTAAAGACTTTGTTTATGTAAATATATTAAAGAAAAAGCCAACATTTTTAGGAGAAAAAATAAACATCTTAGGTGATGGAAGAAGAACAAACGATTAG
- a CDS encoding MATE family efflux transporter, which produces MVLTDRLNRDFYKTMISIAIPIAFQNLIFSSLNMVDTVMIGKLGKTNIAAVALANQIFFIYSLILFGINSGSSIFTAQFWGKKDVKNIRKILGLSLILGVGASLLFFIAGISIPNFLIRLFTEDKEVINLGVSYLVIIVFSYPITAITFSYGAASRSIGQTKLPMVASCISLGCNTLFNYLLIFGKFGFPELGIRGAAYATLTARIIEVFIILGSIYYKKGVLSAKLKEMLDLSKDFIIKYFNTTTSVILNELFWSVGMSMYCAAYGRISTDAVAAVQISNIVRNLFVVLSIGVANACAIMIGNKIGANKYKEADIYSKKFTYISLLLGLTLGLLLVLGSKYVIIFFDVSADVKLAAVKILIVYAIFLPATNYTSVLIVGILRSGGDTKFSFLLETLCVWLIGVPLAFIGALLFDLPVYLVVALVNIEEIVKMIVGLYRVKSNKWIKNIVDEI; this is translated from the coding sequence ATGGTATTGACAGATAGATTAAACAGAGATTTTTATAAAACTATGATTTCAATAGCTATACCTATTGCATTTCAAAATCTAATATTTTCATCATTAAATATGGTTGATACAGTTATGATAGGTAAGCTAGGTAAGACTAATATAGCAGCAGTTGCATTAGCAAATCAAATATTTTTCATTTATTCATTAATTTTATTTGGTATCAATAGTGGATCATCAATTTTTACTGCACAATTTTGGGGTAAGAAAGATGTGAAAAATATTAGGAAGATTTTAGGGTTGTCTTTGATTTTAGGAGTTGGGGCTAGTTTATTATTTTTTATTGCAGGTATTTCAATTCCTAATTTTTTAATAAGACTTTTTACTGAAGATAAAGAAGTTATAAACTTGGGTGTAAGTTATTTAGTTATTATAGTATTTAGTTATCCAATAACTGCTATAACATTTTCCTATGGAGCTGCTTCTAGAAGTATAGGGCAAACAAAACTTCCTATGGTTGCTAGTTGTATATCTTTAGGGTGCAATACTCTATTTAATTATTTATTGATATTTGGGAAATTTGGATTTCCTGAATTAGGAATTAGAGGAGCAGCATATGCAACATTAACAGCAAGGATTATAGAAGTTTTTATAATTCTTGGTTCAATATACTATAAAAAAGGAGTATTATCCGCAAAGTTAAAGGAAATGCTTGATTTATCAAAGGATTTTATTATTAAATACTTTAATACAACTACCAGTGTAATTTTAAATGAATTATTTTGGTCAGTTGGTATGAGTATGTATTGTGCAGCTTATGGAAGGATTAGCACAGATGCAGTAGCTGCAGTACAAATTTCCAATATTGTTAGGAATTTGTTTGTTGTTTTAAGTATAGGTGTAGCGAATGCCTGTGCTATTATGATAGGAAATAAGATTGGAGCAAATAAATATAAAGAGGCTGATATATATTCGAAAAAATTCACTTATATTTCGTTATTATTAGGATTAACATTAGGATTGTTATTAGTGTTGGGTTCAAAATATGTGATTATTTTCTTTGATGTTTCAGCAGATGTTAAGTTAGCGGCTGTTAAAATTTTAATAGTATACGCAATTTTCTTACCTGCAACTAATTATACATCTGTATTGATAGTAGGTATATTAAGAAGTGGAGGAGATACAAAGTTTTCTTTTTTATTAGAGACTTTGTGCGTATGGTTGATAGGAGTACCATTAGCTTTTATAGGAGCATTATTATTTGATTTACCTGTTTACTTAGTTGTAGCGCTTGTTAATATAGAAGAAATTGTGAAAATGATTGTTGGTTTGTATAGAGTGAAATCTAATAAGTGGATAAAAAATATTGTTGATGAAATATAA
- a CDS encoding response regulator transcription factor: protein MRENSKVMIVDDDKNITELIALYLNKEGYKTRQYNNSIEALNDFDNYLPDMIILDVMMPGIDGYEFCTQLRKKSSIPIIMLTAKGETLDKVVGLRLGADDYIVKPFEPQELIARIKAVFRRYVQKNDDQALVFPDLVINLKDYSVIYKKKKLELPHKEFELLYFIASNNNRVFTRDQILDKVWGYDFVGSTRTVDVHIKRLREKLKDNENWKIKTVWSVGYKFEVN, encoded by the coding sequence ATGAGGGAAAATTCTAAGGTAATGATTGTTGATGATGATAAAAACATTACAGAATTAATTGCTTTGTATTTAAATAAAGAGGGTTATAAAACAAGACAATATAACAATAGCATTGAAGCGTTAAATGATTTTGATAATTACTTACCTGATATGATTATATTAGATGTTATGATGCCCGGGATTGACGGATATGAATTTTGTACTCAATTACGAAAAAAAAGCTCCATTCCTATAATCATGTTGACAGCAAAGGGTGAAACGCTTGATAAAGTGGTAGGGTTAAGATTAGGAGCTGATGATTATATAGTTAAGCCCTTTGAACCACAAGAATTGATAGCACGTATTAAGGCTGTTTTTAGAAGGTATGTACAAAAAAATGATGATCAAGCCTTAGTATTTCCAGACCTAGTGATTAATTTAAAGGATTATTCAGTTATATATAAAAAAAAGAAGTTAGAACTGCCACATAAAGAATTTGAGTTGTTGTATTTTATAGCATCAAATAATAATAGAGTTTTTACAAGAGATCAAATATTAGACAAAGTATGGGGATATGACTTTGTAGGCAGTACAAGGACTGTTGATGTACACATAAAAAGGTTAAGAGAAAAGTTAAAGGATAATGAAAATTGGAAAATAAAAACTGTGTGGAGCGTAGGTTATAAGTTCGAGGTAAACTAA
- a CDS encoding HAMP domain-containing sensor histidine kinase, with protein sequence MKLKSLFGKMLVIYVSIILVSFIVLGFIVSNTLENYFLNQKEKKLIEQCTKVQQQVTLIHELGVPNFEKLRFEIDALERYLNAHIWMIDRSGNLYVSSNLENKMGLNELLVKEEVKKVFDGYIIKRQGEFNKQFNESVLTIGYPIIYNNKVMMALFMHAPMPEVNKTISDINTITLVVLGFALIIGLGAVFILSRNLKNKIHSLSDASKVLAKGDFGKTIDIDGDDELNQLAKNFNYMSKELSKVDKMRKDFISNLSHDLRSPLTSIKGYAQALLDGTIDKNDQTKYLNIILEESERLSKMTNDILDLSKMESGNGELSFSNFSINEMIVNEIEKFDVNLEEKSVDVKIDLCSTRDIVYADKDKINRVVYNLIDNAVKFVNDDGFIKIRTCDNSEKIIVQISNSGNVIPQKDLEYIWERFVKLDKSRGKNKKGSGLGLAIIKSIIERHNEEIQVSSNETEGTMFTFSLKKSIEISRLD encoded by the coding sequence TTGAAGTTGAAATCTTTATTTGGCAAAATGCTTGTAATTTATGTGTCAATAATTTTGGTAAGCTTTATTGTATTAGGCTTTATTGTGTCAAATACTTTGGAAAATTATTTTTTGAACCAGAAAGAAAAAAAGCTAATTGAACAATGCACAAAAGTACAACAACAGGTTACACTAATACATGAATTAGGTGTGCCTAACTTTGAAAAATTAAGATTTGAGATAGATGCACTCGAAAGATATCTTAATGCACATATATGGATGATTGATAGAAGTGGAAATCTCTATGTAAGTTCAAATTTAGAAAATAAGATGGGGTTAAATGAACTGTTAGTAAAGGAAGAGGTTAAAAAAGTTTTTGATGGTTATATTATAAAAAGACAGGGGGAGTTTAACAAACAGTTCAATGAATCAGTTTTAACAATAGGTTATCCAATAATTTACAACAATAAAGTTATGATGGCTTTATTTATGCACGCTCCCATGCCTGAAGTCAACAAAACAATATCAGACATAAATACAATAACATTAGTAGTATTGGGGTTTGCCTTGATAATAGGCCTTGGAGCAGTTTTCATATTATCAAGAAATCTAAAAAATAAAATACATAGCTTAAGTGATGCATCTAAAGTTTTAGCTAAAGGCGATTTTGGTAAAACTATTGATATAGATGGAGATGATGAGCTAAACCAATTAGCTAAGAACTTTAATTATATGTCCAAAGAATTAAGCAAAGTTGATAAGATGCGAAAAGATTTTATTTCAAATTTATCACATGATTTAAGATCTCCATTGACTTCAATCAAAGGATATGCACAAGCTTTATTAGACGGTACTATAGATAAAAATGATCAAACTAAATATTTAAATATAATATTAGAAGAAAGTGAACGTTTATCTAAAATGACTAATGATATTTTAGATTTATCAAAAATGGAAAGTGGCAATGGAGAGTTATCTTTTAGTAATTTCAGTATAAACGAAATGATTGTTAATGAAATAGAAAAATTTGACGTTAATTTAGAAGAAAAAAGTGTTGATGTTAAGATAGATTTATGCAGTACAAGAGATATAGTCTATGCAGATAAAGATAAGATAAATAGAGTTGTGTATAATCTTATAGATAATGCTGTTAAATTTGTTAATGATGATGGATTTATAAAAATTAGAACATGTGATAACAGTGAAAAAATAATTGTACAAATAAGTAATAGCGGTAATGTTATTCCTCAAAAAGATTTAGAATATATATGGGAGCGGTTTGTAAAATTAGATAAATCCAGAGGAAAAAATAAAAAAGGTTCAGGATTAGGGTTAGCAATTATTAAAAGCATTATAGAACGTCATAATGAAGAAATACAGGTTAGTAGCAATGAGACAGAAGGAACAATGTTTACATTTAGTTTAAAAAAATCCATAGAAATTAGTAGGTTAGATTAG
- a CDS encoding S1C family serine protease yields the protein MDVNKNETSKQLENNINSEEPIVDANIVEETQVQNECNEEELTEDIKEDIITNEEIKEEIKVNVVKSKKKKKRNLKAVIALGLLFAMVGGLFIGVGYNVSEYFLLSKIDGTYEVGKRLDEKGSSAKTTIINTSSVSESTSQIAEHVGPSVVAITSKVKVLDWFQQLRIQEGAGSGIIFDINSKGIYIVTNNHVIDNAQEVTVLLSDKVKAPAEVIGSDADADLAVLKIDKKDVPIDVIDKLAIANFGDSDKLKPGEIAIAIGNPLGYNNTVTQGVVSALNRDLGMSDSELRLIQTDAAINPGNSGGALVNSKGEVIGINTIKIADTKVEGIGFAIPINYAKPIIKDLVEIGVVPRPFLGIAGRDIDENLAQMYELPIGVFVQEVYKGSPADKAGLKVNDIIISIDDNKVFSMEQLIELIKKHDIGDTVKLKIIRDAKEKIEITTKLEDKNKVISN from the coding sequence ATGGATGTTAATAAAAATGAAACTAGTAAACAATTAGAAAATAACATTAATTCTGAAGAGCCTATTGTAGATGCAAATATAGTAGAAGAAACACAAGTACAAAATGAATGCAATGAAGAAGAACTAACAGAAGATATTAAAGAAGACATAATAACTAATGAAGAAATAAAAGAAGAAATAAAAGTTAATGTAGTAAAATCAAAAAAGAAGAAAAAAAGAAATCTTAAAGCGGTTATAGCCTTAGGATTACTATTTGCCATGGTGGGTGGACTTTTTATAGGAGTAGGCTACAATGTTTCTGAGTATTTTTTACTAAGTAAAATTGATGGAACATACGAAGTTGGTAAGAGGTTAGATGAAAAAGGAAGTAGTGCAAAAACAACTATAATTAATACAAGTAGTGTTAGTGAGTCAACAAGTCAAATTGCAGAGCATGTAGGACCATCTGTTGTAGCTATAACAAGTAAAGTTAAGGTGTTGGATTGGTTTCAACAGTTAAGAATCCAAGAAGGTGCAGGATCGGGTATAATTTTTGATATTAATAGTAAAGGTATTTATATTGTTACCAATAATCATGTTATAGATAATGCACAAGAAGTAACTGTTTTATTATCAGATAAAGTTAAAGCCCCTGCAGAAGTTATAGGAAGTGATGCAGATGCAGACTTAGCAGTTCTTAAAATTGATAAAAAAGATGTACCAATAGATGTAATAGATAAATTGGCCATAGCAAATTTTGGCGATTCAGATAAGCTAAAACCCGGAGAGATAGCTATAGCCATTGGAAATCCACTAGGATATAACAATACAGTTACACAAGGTGTTGTAAGTGCGTTAAATAGAGATTTAGGTATGAGTGATAGTGAATTAAGATTAATACAAACTGATGCAGCTATAAATCCAGGAAACAGCGGTGGTGCATTGGTTAATTCAAAAGGAGAAGTTATAGGAATTAACACTATTAAAATTGCAGATACAAAGGTAGAAGGTATTGGATTTGCCATTCCAATAAATTACGCTAAACCTATAATAAAAGATTTAGTTGAAATTGGAGTAGTTCCTAGACCATTCCTAGGGATAGCAGGAAGAGATATAGATGAAAATTTAGCACAAATGTATGAATTGCCTATAGGAGTTTTTGTTCAAGAAGTATATAAAGGTTCACCAGCGGATAAAGCGGGTTTAAAAGTTAATGATATAATAATAAGTATAGATGACAACAAAGTATTCAGTATGGAGCAACTAATAGAGCTAATTAAGAAACATGATATTGGAGATACTGTTAAGTTAAAAATAATAAGAGATGCCAAAGAAAAAATTGAAATTACCACAAAATTGGAAGATAAAAACAAGGTTATCTCCAATTAA